One genomic segment of Sminthopsis crassicaudata isolate SCR6 chromosome 4, ASM4859323v1, whole genome shotgun sequence includes these proteins:
- the LOC141541371 gene encoding olfactory receptor 10T2: MQRINQTIRVTKFILVGFSSLGELQMLLFVIFLFLYMTILLANATIMTVIRCSRSLHTPMYGFLFILSFSETCYTFVIIPQLLDHLLSDTKTISFVACATQLFFFLGFACTNCFLIAVMGYDRYVAICFPLRYMIIMNKRLGLGLISVSAATGFFIALVATNLICDMPFCGPNRVNHYFCDMAPVIKLACTDTHVKELVLFSLSILVIMVPFVLILISYGFIVNTILKIPSADGKRKAFATCASHLTVVIVHYGCASIIYLRPKSKSASDKDQLVAVTYTVVTPLLNPLVYSLRNQEVKAALKRVFWRPAPAKLV; the protein is encoded by the coding sequence ATGCAAAGAATCAACCAAACCATTAGAGTCACTAAGTTTATCCTTGTGGGTTTCTCCAGCCTGGGTGAGTTACAGATGCTCCTTTTTGTGATCTTCCTGTTTCTCTACATGACAATCCTTTTGGCCAATGCCACCATTATGACTGTGATTCGTTGCAGCCGGTCCCTCCACACCCCTATGTATGGCTTCCTTTTCATCCTCTCTTTTTCTGAAACCTGTTATACCTTTGTCATCATCCCCCAGCTCCTGGACCATTTGCTCTCAGATACTAAGACCATCTCTTTTGTGGCTTGCGCCACCCAACTCTTCTTCTTTCTGGGCTTTGCATGCACCAATTGCTTCCTCATCGCTGTGATGGGCTATGACCGTTATGTGGCTATCTGCTTCCCCCTGAGGTACATGATTATCATGAACAAGAGACTGGGGCTTGGACTTATATCTGTGTCTGCTGCTACAGGATTCTTCATTGCCCTGGTAGCCACCAATCTTATCTGTGACATGCCCTTCTGTGGCCCCAACAGGGTCAATCACTACTTCTGTGATATGGCACCTGTTATCAAGCTGGCCTGTACAGACACCCATGTGAAGGAATTAGTTCTATTCAGCCTCAGCATCCTTGTCATTATGGTTCCCTTTGTGCTAATCTTAATCTCCTATGGCTTCATTGTCAACACCATCCTTAAGATTCCATCAGCTGATGGGAAGCGTAAGGCATTTGCCACCTGTGCTTCTCATCTCACTGTAGTCATTGTCCACTATGGATGTGCCTCCATTATCTACCTTCGGCCCAAGTCCAAGTCTGCATCAGATAAGGATCAGCTTGTGGCAGTGACATATACTGTAGTGACTCCCTTGCTCAATCCCCTTGTCTATAGCCTGAGGAATCAGGAGGTGAAGGCAGCACTGAAAAGAGTCTTCTGGAGGCCAGCACCTGCCAAGTTAGTCTGA